CACTGAGTGTTTGGGAGGAAATTTAACATGTTGTAATCCTGCTCTAAACTCTGAAGCACAATATGCTCGCTAATATTTAGATATTACAACTACCTCAACATACAATATACATGAGTTACATCTAAAAAGaggggaagaaaaagaagaaacaaaaccCATCTCACCTCAATGTAGCTTACAATTGCACTTATATCACATCCATTTGTATCTTTAATGGTTGAAAGGGCTTCAAAAATCATTGTGTTATACCTGGTATGatggaaataaaaagaagagaaatagcATCAAGTGCATATTGAAGCAGGGAACATAGCATATTTATCAAGCTACCTTAACACAAAGCAAACTGAACACTCTGCATCTTGAGAAATAAATGGGAGAGACTATACTAATCATATTATATGAAGTTCCATTAAACTTGCACATTAAGGCAATTTAGCATCGATTTTGGAAAACACAAAAAACTATGAAATcattcaaaagtaaaattcaacttaaacCTGCTAACCacagtaaaaaagaaaatcatgcaTAGAGGGGTTTTCAGATTTTGAATTGACcatgaaaaaaacaaattcaaataaaattcattataaaatcCAAAAGGCTTTAGGGATGTTTTATTCCACTTCTCACACCACAGTTATGAGAAGATCAGTCATCAACACAGATGTCTTTTAAATAGAGAACAGAAAGAATAGAAATACAAACCTAGGAGCATTCTTCCCGTCTATACCGTTGTTTGAAGAATCACCCACAACAGTATCAGAAGTTACATTGTGAGCACGCGACGCAACTGGAGCAGAAGAATTGGGAGTGTTGGGAAGGGAAGCAACAATGGCTTTTACCTTGGGTGCTCTTGATTTGTCTCTGGCACCTTGAGTAGAAGTACTGACACTCAAATTCCGCCATTTATCCTGCAAATGAGAGCAAACATGAGAAAACCATATAGGTTGACCACAACATAGGAAGGCTATGAAGAACTTAAAATTCACCAAAACCGAGCAATAATCGCATGGAAATCGAAAACTagaattaacaaatattttgtcCTTGGTTTTGAGTTCCGACAGTCTTATGAATATGTATTAGGTTCTTAATGACCAAGGCCTCTGTAAGCTTATATCACCTATCACTGCAATGAACCCAATACAAATTCTTAAATACTTACAAAGCTTTAGCAAGCCTAAATGTTTGATATCATGTAGAACAACTCAGCCCAATTCAAAGGCCATAATAGAGATGTGTTTAGTTTCCCTCGACGCCCAATTACGAGATCTAAATACAAACAGATAAAGTCAAAACTCAGCTTAGTGGTTCAAGACTTTATCACGAAAAAGTTCGAGAAGAATAGTTGAAGTTTCAAGACGATGAATTCTGGAGtaaaaaacttttattcccgTTAAGAATTTAAATTACTATATGCAGCATCACTTAACATGAATTAGGGTAAGATGTTTAGTAGTTTAAGCTTTAACCAAACCACGTGCATTGTACAAACATTCAAGAAttgattttaacttaaacctGTCACCATTCAACTAAAGTCAAACTCACGGTAAGGGTTTCTTGATGTAAAATATCATCTCAATTAAAACagcgtaaaaaaaaaaaattgctacttatcacaaaataatctctgtaaccaaaacaacaaaacaGAGCAAACATGGCATTAGAGGAAAAAGTAAAAcgattttaaatccaaaaataaactgaagacaaacaaacaaaagaaaaggaagaaccTTGAGGTCAATGTTGGAGCGGTGAGTGAGGAAAGGGGCAAATTCGGGATCTTTAAGGATGTTCTTCCACTTTCCAGGACCGTGTTTGGTGATTCCGGCCAGAAGCGCCTCCTCTTCCTCCGCTGTCCACTTTTGTTTCTGGTTTCCCATTCTAACCCTTCTCGCTTTGTGTGTCTCTCCCGCCCTCCTctataaaccctaaaacacCAAGAAGAAACTATATTTTGTTGTTACGTAGCTgctggggggggggggggttattattattaataaaaataacggTTAATGGTTAATacttattctaataaaaaatagaaggaTTAATCAACAATTTTCCTAAATTCTAACACTACTTATTAGTATTTATTGTATTCACAGTTAATAGCAAATTAATAGCAATGATTAACCttctaaaatatcaaaaagaaaatgataaataattaatgatCAATActtaattctaataaaataaaaagattaatcaataattttccTAAATTCTACCATCACCTAATAGTATTTTTTGTTGTTCAACATCGATAATAATAACTCCGTCGATAAcaataactaattttttaaaacacaatgAAAATTGAATCTCTAATCTCATAATTAAGAGAAGTATtgccaaataaattaaatcatgaaTCATTTTCTTCTCATGCATTGTTATTTGCCCACTATTTTTGGACATAACACTAACAAATACGGTAAACCTATGAACATGTGCAAGCAACATAGCTTGGAACACGTCGACTGAATGTTAATATAGCTTGTAAGGGCCAAAACAAAGCAAATCTCTTTTGAACCACACTAATCAATTTCAATCGAAATAACTATGTATGTACCTACCACTAGCCAAGGCATAACATGCATGGTCAATGTATGAAAATGAAGTATGTAtaatgtaatagcccgattttaggcttagtcggaacagtggtttcaggaccacaaatccgacgaaaaaaaatgtaatggcttgaattttcagaggtgtcggaacggtgattcgagatcactaaattcgacaaatgggtagaaaatattattaatttagtaagtataagttaaatatgaagttaggaaaatttttgaaatagtgaatagtgcactagaaataaatattaaaataattagaatcgaaatgaggtatcaagacctcggggattttaaactgagccataaatatttttataaatatttatggagtgttaaaagttagtattaaagtttcgttaagaaattttaaagttccgataattaattgaacaaaaggactaaattgtaacaaatgcaaaattttgggaaatgattaaatagcttaaatgataaaaggaagagggcttaaagacaaatagacccaaggtctatttgggctggacaacagaggcatgaaatcagcaagaaagtaaggagaattaagggcaaaattggaaaattgcaaaatttgcttaataaagttaggacccaagtggaattatctagatttctcttcattttctgaattctcatcagctaaaacaccatggaagggcttcttcaagctggttcttcatatttttattacaagtaagttcaattcttgactatttcttgaaatttttgtattttatgacttttacaactaggcccacttgttaaattcattagttttgattttatgaaagaagttgaaagttgatatgaatatgtgctggaagtatatgatgatttagcatgaaattagagctttaaattgttcatatgctgattttattgaaagaattgaatagaaagtgaatgtttgggacctaatagtaaaagagtttgaagatagagttatatgtggaaattctgaatttcaatagttgtgtaacaacttataatgtctagtaaagtactaatagagaaaattagattaattgaggggttaattgagaaaggaccgaattgtataaactgtgaaatttggggcaaaatggaaatcaacattttgcactaaagcagttttggacagcagcagtagtgtaactttgaaaaatcacaaaaatttgtagagattgaattagaggatgaataaaatatgaaattaaatcttattgagtctagtttcttataaaaggaACGGTatgagcaatggaattgtaaatcatgagatataatagattttg
This sequence is a window from Gossypium raimondii isolate GPD5lz chromosome 5, ASM2569854v1, whole genome shotgun sequence. Protein-coding genes within it:
- the LOC105767361 gene encoding telomere repeat-binding factor 4; this translates as MGNQKQKWTAEEEEALLAGITKHGPGKWKNILKDPEFAPFLTHRSNIDLKDKWRNLSVSTSTQGARDKSRAPKVKAIVASLPNTPNSSAPVASRAHNVTSDTVVGDSSNNGIDGKNAPRYNTMIFEALSTIKDTNGCDISAIVSYIEQRHEVPPNFRRLLSSRLRRLVSQGKLEKVQNCYKIREDTLMGTETPTPKQKDVRLRQNSDAIGSGETVEEAAITTAYKVAEAENKSFLAAEAVKEAERVSKMAEDTDSMLQLVKEIYEQCSRGETVILV